The Marinilongibacter aquaticus genome has a window encoding:
- a CDS encoding MFS transporter: MTENTKIFTGQYILLCLSSLLFFSSFNMLIPELPDYITKMGGEEYKGLIIGIFTLTAGFSRPFSGQLTDRWGRIPVMMVGAMVCVVCGFFYPLVNTVFLFLALRLVHGFSTGFKPTATAAYIADIVPTQRRGEAMGIYGFVTSLGMAMGPFVGSWIARLFDLNVLFYASSVFAFLSVAILFSMSETLLPQKREPFSLSMFKVKWKDVFYPNVWPVTVIVFTSAFAYGTVITLAPDLTKIVGLTNKGIYYLVFTLSSLLIRILAGKLSDKQGRVNVLIAGATCLIMALLSTSIAQVHFFYFGSFLFGVAWGIISPSYQAWTIDLCTEETRGRAVATMYIALEAGIGAGAVLPMLLYNNRADRIGWAFQSAAIVAVLGLAFLLWYKRKVETKWARA; encoded by the coding sequence ATGACTGAAAACACGAAAATTTTCACAGGTCAGTACATTCTTCTTTGTTTGAGTTCGCTGCTCTTTTTTTCCAGCTTCAATATGCTAATACCCGAACTACCCGATTACATTACAAAAATGGGCGGGGAAGAATACAAGGGGCTGATTATTGGCATTTTCACACTGACCGCTGGCTTTTCGAGACCCTTCAGTGGGCAATTGACCGATCGCTGGGGACGTATCCCTGTCATGATGGTTGGGGCAATGGTTTGCGTGGTCTGCGGTTTTTTCTATCCTTTGGTCAATACCGTATTCTTGTTTTTGGCCTTGCGACTGGTTCATGGCTTTTCGACAGGATTCAAACCCACCGCCACGGCGGCTTATATTGCCGATATTGTGCCCACGCAAAGAAGGGGTGAAGCGATGGGTATTTACGGCTTCGTGACAAGTCTTGGTATGGCCATGGGGCCTTTTGTGGGCAGTTGGATTGCCCGCCTTTTCGATTTGAATGTGCTCTTCTATGCCTCTTCTGTTTTTGCTTTCTTGTCTGTGGCCATTTTATTTTCCATGAGTGAAACCCTTTTGCCTCAGAAGCGGGAACCTTTCTCCTTGTCGATGTTCAAGGTAAAGTGGAAAGATGTGTTTTATCCCAATGTGTGGCCCGTTACGGTGATTGTGTTCACCTCGGCCTTTGCGTATGGCACGGTGATTACATTGGCTCCAGACCTGACCAAGATTGTAGGTTTGACCAATAAGGGGATTTATTATTTGGTTTTCACATTGTCTTCATTGCTAATCCGAATTCTGGCTGGGAAATTGTCGGATAAGCAGGGCAGAGTTAATGTCTTGATTGCGGGAGCAACTTGCTTGATCATGGCTTTGCTGAGCACCTCGATAGCCCAAGTCCATTTTTTCTATTTCGGCAGTTTCCTGTTTGGGGTAGCCTGGGGTATTATCTCGCCTTCTTACCAAGCGTGGACAATCGATTTGTGTACAGAAGAAACGCGTGGACGGGCAGTTGCTACTATGTATATTGCTTTGGAAGCTGGAATCGGAGCTGGGGCGGTTTTGCCCATGCTTTTGTACAACAACAGAGCCGATAGAATCGGTTGGGCTTTCCAAAGTGCGGCAATTGTGGCGGTCTTGGGTTTGGCGTTTTTGCTTTGGTACAAAAGGAAAGTCGAGACAAAATGGGCAAGAGCCTAA